A section of the Pseudomonadota bacterium genome encodes:
- a CDS encoding ParB/RepB/Spo0J family partition protein has protein sequence MATKKTVESPEFMYLPLGSIIVEEQIRSKIDTESESFKALMSSIKEKGVLEPVLVTPKGDNMYLLIFGERRYLAAQKLGFETIPVRNVNAVTQKDEILVLQLTENLQREDLNPIDQAQGILALIQARHPDKNYNLDGVINEIMNYNLKPEKVSETMTATVAVIIKILGKSIRTLLNMISLLKLVPKIQDVISSGKLSVSQGYIFAANLGSPDFFTIFDEIMETPVTNVKLEKMLTAYKRRKPESTDQKPIPMKIKVANIEAAKTYFEKKTGMYTKNDLQTLAEGLKTFLASIEQQIETAPETVPIKPVNKPVPQV, from the coding sequence ATGGCAACAAAGAAAACAGTGGAAAGTCCGGAATTTATGTATCTTCCTTTGGGAAGCATTATTGTGGAAGAACAGATAAGATCAAAGATTGACACAGAAAGTGAATCCTTTAAAGCTCTCATGTCATCCATCAAAGAAAAGGGTGTGTTAGAACCTGTACTTGTTACGCCAAAGGGTGATAATATGTACCTCCTCATCTTTGGAGAAAGACGCTATCTTGCAGCTCAGAAGCTGGGGTTTGAAACTATCCCTGTAAGAAATGTCAATGCAGTCACACAAAAAGATGAAATCCTTGTATTGCAATTGACGGAAAACCTTCAGAGAGAAGACTTAAATCCAATCGATCAGGCACAGGGCATATTGGCATTGATTCAGGCGAGACATCCGGATAAAAATTATAATTTGGATGGGGTGATAAATGAAATAATGAATTACAACCTGAAACCGGAAAAGGTATCGGAGACTATGACGGCAACAGTTGCCGTCATAATTAAAATCTTAGGAAAGTCAATACGGACGCTGCTTAACATGATATCCCTCTTAAAACTGGTTCCTAAAATTCAGGACGTAATTTCTTCCGGAAAACTCTCTGTTTCCCAGGGATATATCTTTGCCGCTAACCTTGGAAGTCCTGACTTTTTTACCATATTTGATGAAATAATGGAGACGCCTGTAACCAATGTTAAATTAGAAAAAATGCTTACTGCATACAAAAGAAGAAAACCGGAATCAACAGACCAGAAACCCATACCAATGAAAATAAAGGTTGCAAATATAGAGGCCGCAAAGACATATTTTGAGAAAAAGACCGGGATGTACACAAAAAATGATCTTCAAACGCTTGCTGAAGGACTAAAGACTTTCCTTGCTTCGATAGAACAGCAGATTGAGACTGCCCCGGAGACTGTGCCAATAAAACCGGTGAATAAACCTGTCCCTCAAGTGTGA